The Ramlibacter algicola genome segment GCGAGGACGTCGTCGTCAGCAAGGTCGGCCGCGAGCTGTACAACAAGTTCTTCCGCGGCTACACGCGCAAGCAGTGGGGCATGGACCCGTCGGAACTCGATGCGAGCGTCACCGCGCGCGTGCCCACGCGCACCAACCGCGACGACCGCTACTTCACCGACACCTACCAGGCCATGCCGCTGCACGGCTACACGCGCATGTTCGAGAAGATGCTCGACCACCCGAACATCAAGATCATGCTGAACACGGACTACCGCGACATCGTCGAATTCGTGCCGTGGAAGCACATGGTCTACACGGGCCCGGTCGACGCCTTCTTCAACTACAAGTACGGCAAGCTGCCGTACCGCAGCCTCGAGTTCCGGCACGAGAACCTGAAGCAGGAACGGTTCCAGCCCGTGGGCACGGTGAACTACCCGAACGACTACGGCTACACCCGCATCAGCGAGTTCAAGCACATCACGGGGCAGGAGCACCCCACCACGTCGGTCGTGTACGAGTACCCGCGCGCCGAGGGCGACCCGTACTACCCGGTGCCCAAGGCGGAGAACGCCGAGCTCTATCGCAAGTACGAGGCCGAGGCCGACGCGATGGCGAACGTCACCTTCGTCGGCCGGCTCGCCACGTACAAGTACTACAACATGGACCAGGTCGTCGCCCAGGCGCTGACCGCGTTCAAGCGGCTGCAGGAACGGCATGCGCAGGCCGAGGCCGACGAGGCGCTCGACGCCGTGCAGCACACGGCAGCAAGCTCGGCTTGAGATGGCGATGCAGGACCCGTCATTCCCGCGGAGCCGGGACCTTCGACTCTGGGCGGGCGCCGAGTGCACGGTCAACCGGGTCGGCGACGCCTGGCTGGACCAGGCCCGCTACAACGGCTTCGAGGACCGCATCGAGGACCTCGACCGGCTCGCCGCGCTCGGCATCGAGCGCCTGCGCCTGCCGTTGATCTGGGAGCGCGTCGCACCCGACGGCCCGGCCACGGCGAACTGGTCGTGGCCCGATCGCGCGGTGAAGCGCCTTCGTGAGCTCGGCGTGCGGCCGATCGCGGGCCTGGTGCACCACGGCTCGGGGCCGCCGCAGACCAGCCTCACGGACGCGCGCTTTCCTGAGCTGCTCGCCGAGTACGCAGCGGCGGTGGCCCAACGCTTCCCCGACATCGATGCGTACACGCCGATCAACGAGCCGCTGACGACGGCGCGCTTCTCGGGCCTGTACGGCGTCTGGTACCCGCACGGCCGCGACGACCGCACCTTCGTGCGTTGCCTGCTGACGGAGATCCAGGCCACCGTGCTCGCGATGCGGGCCGTGCGCCGCGTGAACCCGCAGGCGATGCTGGTGCAGACCGACGACCTCGGCTACACGACGGTGTCGGGTCCGCAGCTGCAAGAGCAGGCCGATTTCGAGAACCACCGGCGCTGGCTCGGCTACGACCTGCTGTGCGGCCGCGTGACGCGCGAGCATCCGTTGTGGGACTACCTCGTCCGCAGCGGCATCGGTGAGGGCGAACTGCAGGCGCTGGTCGACGAGCCCTGCCCGCCGGACATCCTGGGCATCAACTCGTACATCACCAGCGAGCGCTTCCTCGACGACCGGCTGGAGCTGTACCCGCCGCACCTGCATGGTGGCAACGGCAGGCACCGCTATGCCGACGTCGAGACGGCGCGCGTGCACGGCGCGCACATCGGCGGCTTCGCGGCGCGCCTGCGCGAGGCGTGCGAGCGCTACGAGCGCCCGGTGGCGATCACCGAGGTGCACCTGGGCTGCACGCGCGAGGAGCAGCTGCGCTGGCTGCACCAGGCCTGGCAGTCGGCGCAGAAGCTGCGTGGCGAGGGCCTCGACGTGCGTGCCGTCACCGTGTGGGCGGCGTACGGCACGTTCGACTGGGACAGCCTCGTGACCCGGGAGCAGGGCCACTACGAGCCGGGCCTGTGGGACATCCGGGGCGGCGGCACACCGCGTCCGACCGCGCTCGCGCACCTCGCCGCGGATCTCGGCCATGGGCGCGAGCCGAAGCATCCGGTGCTCGCGGGTCCGGGGTGGTGGCAGCGTGAACTGCGCTTGCTGTACCCGCACCATGGTGACCTCGATTCGCTGGAAGTCATCGGCCAGCCGGTGCTCATCACCGGTGCCACTGGCACGCTGGGCCGGGCTTACGCGCGCATGTGCGACGTGCGTGGGCTGCCCTACAAGCTGCTCACCCGGCAGGACATGGACATCGCCGACCCGGCCTCGGTCGCGGCGGCGCTCGATCGCTGGCAGCCCTGGGCGGTGATCAACACCGCGGGCTACGTGCGCGTCGACGACGCCGAGAACGATCCGCGCAACTGGCGCGAGAACGTCGACGGCCCGGTGGTACTGGCGGCCGAATGCGCCAGGCGCGGCATCCGGATCATGAGTTTCTCGTCCGACCTGGTGTTCGACGGCGACAAGAACGCGCCTTACGTCGAGACCGACGAGCCACGCCCGCTGTGCGCGTACGGCCGCACCAAGGCCGAAGCCGAGCAGCGCTTGCTCGCCGTGGCCGCGGACACGTCGCTGGTGATCCGCACCGCGGCGTTCTTCGGGCCCTGGGACCGGCACAACTTCGTGACGCAGGCGCTGGCGGCGATCCGCCGCGGCGAACGCTGGCATGCCGCCGCCGACCAGTGGGTGTCGCCGACCTACGTGCCGGACCTGGTGCGCACGTCGCTCGACCTGCTGATCGACGGCGAGCACGGCATCTGGCACCTGGCCAACCGCGGCGCGGTCAGCTGGGAGCAACTCGCCCGCATGGCCGCCGAAGCGGCCGGCCTGGACCACAACATGGTGCAGGGCCGCCCCGGCGCCGAACTCGGCTGGGTCGCCTGCCGCCCGCGGTTCTCCGCGCTGGACAGCGAAAAGGGCGTGCTGATGCCGACGCTGGAGGACGGGCTGGTGCGGTACCTGGACGAGGTGGACACCGCGCTGCTGGAATAGGACGACCGGAAGAAAACTCCGCCTTCAGCGCCCGACCAGGTCGATGAAGCTCCCGGCCAGCCAGCGGTCGTAGACCAGCAGGAAGTGGCCGTCGGTGCCGGCGGCGAGCGAGGACTGGCCCGACGCTTCGCCGGTGGTGGTCTGCAGGCTGTGCGTGCCGAGCGACTGCGCGGCTTCCAGCGGCGTGCCGTCGTTGGCGAAACGCTGGACGAAGACGGTCGCGTCGGTCTGGCGGATGCCGGCCAGGCTGCGCTGCTCCCAGGTCACCACGAAGCCGCTCGTGCCCACCGACGCGACGTGCGGATCGAACACGTCGACGCCTGATGCGCCCGCGATGCGCGTCGACGGCGCGAGCACGCTGCCGTCGGCGCCGAGGATCTGCAGGTCGAGGTCGGCCACGCCCTGCGTCACGCCGAACGATTGCCACACGAGCGCCAGGCGGCCGTCGGACAGCGCCGTGATGTCGAAGGGGAACGCCACGCCCGAGGACGTGCCGGCCAGCACGCGCTCGGCGCCCAGCGCCGTGCCGGTGCCCGTGAACCGCTGCAGGTTCACCGTGAAGCTGGGCAGCGCGGTCGTCCCGCCTTCCTGCAACCACGCCACGGCGTAGCTCCCGTCGGGCAGCACCGCGACGCGCGGCAGGCGCTGCGCTTGCGCCGTCACGGGCGAATTCAGCTGCGCCTGCGCCGCCGGGGCCAGGGCCGCGTCGAAGCGCTGCACGGCGACCGTCGACGGCCCGCCGACCAGCTGCGTGCCGGCCCAGGCCACGACGAACCCGCCGTCGGGCAGCGCGGCCGCATCCAGCGCGGTGAGTGACGTGACGGCCGTGCTGACCTGTGCGAGGGGCGTCGTCGCCGTGCCGCTCGCGTCGAAGCCGCGCATCAGCACGCGGCTGGTCGCGCCGGCGCTGGTGGCATCGGCCCAGAGCACGACGAAGCTGCCGCCCGCCAGCGGCACGACGGCCGGCTGCACACTGGGCGCGCCGATCGCAGCGATGGTCGCCGGCGTCCCCACGGCCTGGCCGCCCGCGTCCACGCGCTGCATCTGCAGCGGTCCGTTGAACGATTGCCACACGACCACCGAGCCGCCGCTCGCGAAGCGCGCGACGGCGGGCGCCTGCGGGCCGTTGCTGGTCGCGACGGTGACGGGCCCGAACGGCGCGAAGCCCGACACGATGGCCGGCGGCGCCGCAGCCGGTGCACCCGAGGCGCTCGGGCTGCCGGTGCCCGTTCCGGCGATGGGACTTCCGGTGCTGGTGGGACTGCCGGTGCCCGCCGGAGCGGTTGGGCCGCTACCAGGGGCTGGTGTTCCGCCCGGCGACGGTCCGGCGGCGAGCGGGCTGCTCGGCGGCGTGGCGGCGACGTCATCACCACCACCTCCGCCGCCGCACCCCGTCAGGGCCAAGGCGATGGTGGCCAGGAGACAAGCGAACGGGCGGCGGTCCATGGGCACTCCCTGTGCTGTTGCCATGGATGCTGCTCACCTGCGCCACGCACAGGCGTGAAGCGGTGCATCAAGTGCGTGGCAACGTTTCCGGCCTCAGAACACGACCGTGTAGCGACCACCCTTGAAGCCGAGTACGGCACCGTCGCGCGTGACCTGCTCCAGCACCACGCCGCCGCCGAGGTCGGCGCCCTCGCGCACGACCTGCCCGTTGACGATGAGCAGGCGGCTGGCCGGGTTGCTGGAGTACGTGCCGCCGCTCACGATGATCTTGGGCGCGTCCGCCGGCAGGCCGCGCACCGGCGGCTGCGTGCCGGCCGAGGCCGCGGCCGGCACGGGCGCAGAGGCAGCTGCGCGTGCCGGCGCGAACGGCGGCATCGCGGCGGACGACTGCGCGCCAGGTTGTGCGCCGGGTTGGGCCGAAGGCTGGGCCGTGGTCGCGGGCGGTGCAGCCGGCGCGGGGGGCGCGCCCCGCTGCTGCGTTTGCGGGGTCGGCTGCGGCGCCGCCGCAGCCGGTTGCTGCTGCGGTTGGGGCTGCGATTGCGGTTGCACCGGTGCAGGTGCGGTGGCGGTCGAAGGCGGGACGGACGTTGGAGCGACCGGCGCCGCAGCATTGCCCATCACCGCCGTGCTGCTGCCCGCCTGCGGCTGCTGCTGCGGCTGCGTCACCACCATCGGCGGCCGCGCCATCACCTCGGGCGGTGGAGGTGCCGGCGGCGTCACGCTCGTGCCGGGCGGCCCCACCGGTTCGGGCGCGGGCACGGTCGCATCGGGCGGTGCGCCGAAGGGCCGGCCGCCGAAAGGCTCGACCGGCTTGACCTGCGCCTGCGCCGCGACCGCGATGGCGCCAAGAAGAAAACCGTAGGCGGGGCGCATGGCGAACTCCTATGCGTGGGCGGGCACGAGCAGCCGCCCTTCGTGGCCGGACGCCCGGTAGCGCGGCAGCACGTCTGCGGCCACACCCACCGCGGTGCCTTCGCGGCACAGCGCGACGCAGGCCCCGCCGAAGCCCGCGCCGGTCAGCCGCGCGCCGTGCACGTCCGGGTGGTGCTGCAGCAGGCGGACCAATTCGTCCAGCTCGGGCGTGGACACCTCGTAGTCGTCGCGCAGGCTCGCGTGCGACGCGTTCATCAGCTCGCCGAAGCGCGCCGGGTCGCTGCACGCCGCCGCTTCCAGCACGCGCTGGTTCTCGGTGAACACGTGGCGCGCGCGGCGGCGCGGCACGTCCGGCAGCGACTCGATCCGCTGCAAGTCGGCGACATCGCGCAAGGAGGCGACGCCGAGCAGCCGCGCGGCCTCTTCGCATTCCGAGCGGCGCTGGTTGTAGCCGCTGCTGGCGAGCGTGCGCGCGACGCCCGAGTCGAGCACCAGCACCTGGGTGCCAGGCGGCAGCGCCACGGTGCGCCGCTCCAGCGAGCGCGTGTCCAGCATCAAGGCGCGATCGGTGCCCGCGAGGCTGGATGCCATCTGGTCCATGATCCCGCAGCGCACGCCGGCGTACTGGATCTCGGCCTGCTGCGCGAGCTGCGCGATGCGCACGTCGTCGAGGTCCAGGCCCAGCAGGTTGCGCAGCGCGCGCAGCACCGCCACCTCCAGCGCCGCGCTCGAGGACAGCCCCACGCCCATCGGCACCTCGGAGCTGACCAGGATGTCCAGCGGCGGGATCTCCGCTCCTTCGTCGCGCGCCAGGCGCAGGCAGCCGTACACGTAGCTGGCGAAGTGCTCGGCCGGCGGGTCCTCCAGCGTGAACTCCACGGCGCGATCGAGTTCGGCGGCATGCAGGCGCCAATGCGAGCTGCCGTTGGCCGCCATCGCCACGCGGGTCTGCTGCGGGATCGCGACCGGCAGCACGAAGCCGTCGTTGTAGTCGGTGTGCTCGCCCAGGAGGTTCACGCGGCCAGGTGCATGCGCCTGCGCCGTCGGCAGGCGGCCGAACGCGTTCTCGAATTCGAGCGTGCCGTCGCCCGCGCGCGGGTGTTCGGCCTTGGCCTGGATCTCGGCTTCCACGGCGGCGTGGCTCATAGGGAAACCTCCACGGCTTGCAATTCCTTCACCTTGTCCTCGGGCAAGGCGTCCATCGCGAAGAAGCCCGCGGCCAGCTCGGTGCCGGCAAGATACTTGAGGCGATCCTTGGTGCGGTACGGCGGCCACAGCTCGGCGTGCAGGTGCATGCCCAGGTGCGGGTCGCCGTCGGTGGGCGCCTGGTACCACGCCATCAGGTACGGGAACGGCCGCTCCCACAGCCCGTCGTACTTGAGCAGCACGGTCTTCAGCGCGCGCGCGAGGTCGGCACGCTCGGCGGACTCGAGTTGCGCGAACCCGGGCACTTCGCGAATCGGCGCGATCCACACCTCGTACGGATAGCGCGCGCAAGCGGGCACGAACGCGATCGCGTGCCGGCCTTCGTAGAGCACCCGCTCGCCGGTCTCGCGCTCGGACCGGATCATTTCGGCCAGCGGGCCGTGGCCATGCTGCGCGTAGTGCTCGCTGGCCACTTGCGCCATGCGCGCGGGCACCGGCGGCACCACCGGGTAGGCATAGATCTGCCCGTGCGGGTGGTGCAGCGTGACGCCGACTTCGGCGCCGCGGTTCTCGAACGGCAGCACGTAGCGGATGTCCGGGCGCGTGCCAAGCCGCTCGGTGCGGTCGCCCCACACCTGCAGCAGCAACTCGATGTGGTCCAGCGGCAGCCGGCCCAGCGCGCCCTTCGGGTCCTGCGTGAACACGACGACTTCGCAATGCCCGTTGGCAGGCGCGGTCGGCACGATCAGCGACGGCGGCGGCTCGGCGCCTTGCGGCACGCCGAGCGACGGGAAGCGGTTGTCGAACACCGCGATGTCCCACGCGCCCGCCGGCACTTCCGTCGGGTTGTCCGCACTCGTCGTCACCGCCAGCGGGTTGTATTCGGGCGGCGGCAGGAAGGTGCGGTTCTGCCGGTGCGCGGCGTACGTGACCCACTCGCCGCGCAGCGGATGCCAGCGCAGGTGCGGGGCGCCCTGCAACGGGTCGCTGAACGGGCTGGGCGCCTGCAGGTTGGAGTCGATCGGCGCGCGCGAATACAGCGTGAGCTTGCGCCCGTCCGGCTTGGTGAGCTCCAGGCGGTGCATCACAGCGTTCCCGGGATCCAGGTGCGCGACAGCGTGGTCACCTTGCGGATGCGCTCCAGCG includes the following:
- the glf gene encoding UDP-galactopyranose mutase, which gives rise to MPGQRGFDYLIVGAGFAGSVLAERLANELNQRVLIVDKRPHIGGNAYDRHDDHGVLVHPYGPHIFHTNSADIFEYLSQFTQWRPYQHRVLASVDGQLLPIPINLDTVNRMYGLNLTSFELEKFFESVAEKKDSVKTSEDVVVSKVGRELYNKFFRGYTRKQWGMDPSELDASVTARVPTRTNRDDRYFTDTYQAMPLHGYTRMFEKMLDHPNIKIMLNTDYRDIVEFVPWKHMVYTGPVDAFFNYKYGKLPYRSLEFRHENLKQERFQPVGTVNYPNDYGYTRISEFKHITGQEHPTTSVVYEYPRAEGDPYYPVPKAENAELYRKYEAEADAMANVTFVGRLATYKYYNMDQVVAQALTAFKRLQERHAQAEADEALDAVQHTAASSA
- a CDS encoding family 1 glycosylhydrolase → MQDPSFPRSRDLRLWAGAECTVNRVGDAWLDQARYNGFEDRIEDLDRLAALGIERLRLPLIWERVAPDGPATANWSWPDRAVKRLRELGVRPIAGLVHHGSGPPQTSLTDARFPELLAEYAAAVAQRFPDIDAYTPINEPLTTARFSGLYGVWYPHGRDDRTFVRCLLTEIQATVLAMRAVRRVNPQAMLVQTDDLGYTTVSGPQLQEQADFENHRRWLGYDLLCGRVTREHPLWDYLVRSGIGEGELQALVDEPCPPDILGINSYITSERFLDDRLELYPPHLHGGNGRHRYADVETARVHGAHIGGFAARLREACERYERPVAITEVHLGCTREEQLRWLHQAWQSAQKLRGEGLDVRAVTVWAAYGTFDWDSLVTREQGHYEPGLWDIRGGGTPRPTALAHLAADLGHGREPKHPVLAGPGWWQRELRLLYPHHGDLDSLEVIGQPVLITGATGTLGRAYARMCDVRGLPYKLLTRQDMDIADPASVAAALDRWQPWAVINTAGYVRVDDAENDPRNWRENVDGPVVLAAECARRGIRIMSFSSDLVFDGDKNAPYVETDEPRPLCAYGRTKAEAEQRLLAVAADTSLVIRTAAFFGPWDRHNFVTQALAAIRRGERWHAAADQWVSPTYVPDLVRTSLDLLIDGEHGIWHLANRGAVSWEQLARMAAEAAGLDHNMVQGRPGAELGWVACRPRFSALDSEKGVLMPTLEDGLVRYLDEVDTALLE
- a CDS encoding general secretion pathway protein GspB; protein product: MRPAYGFLLGAIAVAAQAQVKPVEPFGGRPFGAPPDATVPAPEPVGPPGTSVTPPAPPPPEVMARPPMVVTQPQQQPQAGSSTAVMGNAAAPVAPTSVPPSTATAPAPVQPQSQPQPQQQPAAAAPQPTPQTQQRGAPPAPAAPPATTAQPSAQPGAQPGAQSSAAMPPFAPARAAASAPVPAAASAGTQPPVRGLPADAPKIIVSGGTYSSNPASRLLIVNGQVVREGADLGGGVVLEQVTRDGAVLGFKGGRYTVVF
- the galK gene encoding galactokinase — encoded protein: MSHAAVEAEIQAKAEHPRAGDGTLEFENAFGRLPTAQAHAPGRVNLLGEHTDYNDGFVLPVAIPQQTRVAMAANGSSHWRLHAAELDRAVEFTLEDPPAEHFASYVYGCLRLARDEGAEIPPLDILVSSEVPMGVGLSSSAALEVAVLRALRNLLGLDLDDVRIAQLAQQAEIQYAGVRCGIMDQMASSLAGTDRALMLDTRSLERRTVALPPGTQVLVLDSGVARTLASSGYNQRRSECEEAARLLGVASLRDVADLQRIESLPDVPRRRARHVFTENQRVLEAAACSDPARFGELMNASHASLRDDYEVSTPELDELVRLLQHHPDVHGARLTGAGFGGACVALCREGTAVGVAADVLPRYRASGHEGRLLVPAHA
- the galT gene encoding galactose-1-phosphate uridylyltransferase — its product is MHRLELTKPDGRKLTLYSRAPIDSNLQAPSPFSDPLQGAPHLRWHPLRGEWVTYAAHRQNRTFLPPPEYNPLAVTTSADNPTEVPAGAWDIAVFDNRFPSLGVPQGAEPPPSLIVPTAPANGHCEVVVFTQDPKGALGRLPLDHIELLLQVWGDRTERLGTRPDIRYVLPFENRGAEVGVTLHHPHGQIYAYPVVPPVPARMAQVASEHYAQHGHGPLAEMIRSERETGERVLYEGRHAIAFVPACARYPYEVWIAPIREVPGFAQLESAERADLARALKTVLLKYDGLWERPFPYLMAWYQAPTDGDPHLGMHLHAELWPPYRTKDRLKYLAGTELAAGFFAMDALPEDKVKELQAVEVSL